In a single window of the Chitinispirillales bacterium genome:
- the mnmA gene encoding tRNA 2-thiouridine(34) synthase MnmA: protein MNKKNIMIAMSGGVDSSVAAHLLKEQGFSPTGATMCFGLTDVEKNPKSCCDPQSVSDAKRVCGKLGIPHHVFDYAKELKEFVIDNFVNEYKKGRTPNPCVRCNSFLKFGILLHRSKEMGFDAIATGHYAKITEDESGFHLETADDKNKDQTYFLWGIKKRDLSEIMFPVGNIEKPDLRKTAEIAGIPTAQKQDSQDICFVSGKNYRTLLAQYGVISKKGKMIHVNGKILGEHFGIENYTVGQRKGLGIALGEPAFVKDVDVEKNIVVIGNRNDLLSNGCVVGNCNELETFDGSLSVKIRSTMTPVKCCVQKLENGRIKILFDEPQFAVTAGQSAVIYNKKRVICGGIIEEKC, encoded by the coding sequence ATGAATAAAAAAAACATAATGATCGCAATGAGCGGCGGAGTGGACAGCAGCGTCGCCGCTCATTTGCTCAAAGAACAAGGATTTTCGCCTACAGGCGCGACTATGTGTTTCGGTCTGACGGACGTTGAGAAAAACCCGAAGAGTTGCTGCGACCCGCAAAGCGTCTCAGACGCAAAAAGAGTCTGCGGTAAATTAGGTATTCCCCATCACGTTTTCGATTACGCAAAAGAACTAAAAGAATTTGTAATAGACAATTTTGTAAACGAATATAAAAAAGGCAGAACGCCCAATCCGTGCGTGCGCTGCAATTCGTTTTTGAAATTCGGCATTCTTTTGCACCGCTCAAAAGAAATGGGATTCGACGCTATCGCTACCGGACACTATGCAAAAATTACCGAAGACGAATCTGGGTTTCACCTTGAAACCGCAGACGATAAAAATAAAGACCAAACATACTTTTTATGGGGAATAAAAAAACGAGATTTGTCCGAAATTATGTTTCCCGTGGGAAATATTGAAAAACCCGATTTACGAAAAACAGCCGAAATAGCCGGCATTCCTACGGCGCAAAAACAGGACAGTCAAGATATTTGTTTCGTAAGCGGAAAAAATTACAGAACCCTCCTCGCACAGTACGGCGTCATTTCAAAAAAAGGAAAAATGATTCATGTAAACGGAAAAATTCTGGGAGAGCATTTTGGAATTGAAAATTATACCGTCGGACAAAGAAAAGGGCTTGGAATCGCGCTTGGCGAACCGGCTTTCGTCAAAGACGTAGATGTCGAGAAAAATATCGTCGTTATAGGAAACAGAAACGATTTATTATCAAACGGCTGCGTTGTCGGAAACTGTAACGAATTGGAAACTTTCGACGGGAGTTTAAGCGTAAAAATCCGTTCTACTATGACGCCGGTAAAATGTTGCGTACAAAAACTAGAAAACGGCAGAATAAAAATTTTGTTTGACGAACCGCAATTCGCCGTTACCGCCGGACAATCCGCCGTCATATATAACAAAAAAAGAGTCATATGCGGCGGAATAATCGAAGAGAAATGTTAA
- a CDS encoding glycosyltransferase, which yields MNFSIIIPFRNERRNLDGLLKSLINQKTSSNYEIIMIDDFSDDGGEEIIKNYNNYSFITLLHRKDYNENPNISSKQNALDLGAEFAKYDFLVFTDADMIFGENWLENYRISIEKNGAEFIFGRTRIYPTKSPLEIVQETQLDFLFALAWFFCKIGIDTSCMGNNFAVSKELYVNIGGHKAIGFSITEDKKLLSEARKRKVPIFCVCNFPADACTKPVDAKTFLFQMLRWIKGAMSESKFLTVILVIFAIGNLLIIPSIVELLFFIPVYIKNRIKMRRLFILPFVFFIETIILIPSLFWAKPKWKGRDV from the coding sequence ATGAATTTCTCAATAATAATTCCTTTCAGAAACGAGAGAAGAAATCTTGACGGTCTGCTTAAGTCGCTTATTAATCAGAAAACGTCTTCAAATTACGAAATAATTATGATAGACGACTTTTCCGACGACGGCGGCGAAGAAATAATAAAAAATTATAATAACTATAGTTTCATTACCCTGCTTCATAGAAAAGATTATAACGAAAATCCCAATATTTCGTCCAAACAAAACGCGTTGGATTTGGGAGCGGAATTTGCTAAGTATGATTTTTTGGTTTTTACCGACGCTGATATGATTTTTGGTGAAAATTGGCTTGAAAATTATAGAATTTCCATCGAAAAAAACGGCGCGGAATTTATTTTTGGCAGAACTCGGATTTATCCGACAAAATCACCGCTTGAAATTGTTCAGGAAACGCAGTTGGATTTTTTGTTTGCGCTTGCGTGGTTTTTTTGCAAAATAGGAATAGACACTTCGTGCATGGGTAACAATTTCGCCGTTTCCAAAGAATTATACGTAAATATCGGCGGACATAAAGCGATAGGATTTTCAATAACGGAGGATAAAAAACTGCTTTCGGAGGCGAGGAAACGCAAAGTTCCGATTTTTTGCGTTTGTAATTTCCCCGCAGACGCATGCACAAAACCTGTCGATGCGAAAACATTTTTATTTCAAATGCTTAGATGGATTAAAGGCGCGATGTCGGAATCGAAATTTCTGACGGTAATTTTGGTTATTTTCGCAATCGGCAATTTACTTATAATTCCGTCAATCGTCGAGCTCTTGTTTTTCATTCCCGTTTATATTAAAAATCGAATCAAAATGAGACGTTTATTTATTCTTCCATTCGTGTTTTTTATTGAAACGATAATTTTAATCCCGTCTCTTTTTTGGGCAAAACCTAAATGGAAAGGACGAGACGTTTAA